A DNA window from Paenibacillus sp. HWE-109 contains the following coding sequences:
- a CDS encoding AAA family ATPase, which produces MECVIFIGIQASGKSTFYKQRFFNTHIRINLDMLKTRYRENILVTACVEGKQPFVVDNTNPTSEERVKYIESAKHSGFKVTGYYFEPCYEESIIRNDERGGKEKVPQVAIKSTISKLQKPVIEEGFDELYKVRLVEGEFRVEEIC; this is translated from the coding sequence GTGGAATGTGTTATTTTTATTGGAATTCAAGCGTCAGGTAAATCGACTTTTTACAAACAGAGATTTTTTAACACACATATTAGAATTAATTTAGATATGCTTAAAACAAGATATAGGGAAAACATTCTTGTTACTGCCTGTGTTGAAGGAAAACAACCTTTCGTTGTCGATAATACCAATCCAACAAGTGAAGAACGAGTTAAGTATATTGAAAGTGCTAAACATTCAGGTTTTAAAGTTACTGGTTATTATTTTGAGCCTTGTTACGAAGAATCAATTATTAGGAACGATGAACGAGGAGGGAAAGAAAAAGTACCTCAAGTTGCAATTAAGAGCACAATTAGCAAACTACAGAAACCTGTAATTGAGGAAGGGTTTGACGAATTGTACAAAGTAAGATTGGTGGAGGGGGAGTTTCGTGTTGAAGAAATCTGTTAG
- a CDS encoding extracellular solute-binding protein: MMFRKTAVISMSVVMCILFMSGCSTGKDASPSGTEKTAATSENGGGAKALKDLKITRLYHGVMEQFKGSDTMNSNKIINKLRENSGFNIQYDSLPNENPAQKISIIFASGDVPDLMMVAGKSDYFKLAKQGALEPLDDLIAKQIPNLSTMASKETLDALRYDGKIYAIPYRNALKVGNGLVERADILKELNLNAPTTIDEFYSTMKTIKEKKNIAPLTMATSSAGSFFDGFFPFSAAYGVSTPTVVKDGKLKFSWVQPEYKEFITTLKKWYDEGLLDPEFAVNKDSKDKLINGTAVFNTLYFSSGIDVDKALQEKKNGGNVQFIAPPVGKNGQSGIQDASISTQYVIIPKQAKNKLGAAQYLNFLYKPETDILINYGIKDEDYTEANGAYTQTKEQSDKISWRSMYGLGDTDFGINARLKAKSLLPYYEPQLAFKKSREETNFAPSIEAYDSKFAELRNYVEENSMKFIMGKRDLSEFDKFTQEFDAKGGKAAIDAVNEWYTKK, translated from the coding sequence ATGATGTTTAGAAAAACAGCGGTAATCAGTATGAGTGTTGTTATGTGTATCCTATTCATGTCGGGGTGCAGCACAGGCAAAGACGCAAGCCCAAGCGGAACAGAGAAGACAGCGGCAACTAGCGAGAATGGGGGAGGGGCTAAAGCGCTTAAGGATTTGAAGATTACGCGACTCTATCACGGCGTTATGGAGCAATTCAAAGGTTCGGACACGATGAATAGCAACAAAATTATTAACAAGCTAAGAGAGAATTCAGGCTTTAATATTCAATATGATTCACTTCCCAATGAGAATCCAGCGCAAAAGATATCGATTATTTTCGCTTCCGGCGATGTGCCTGATCTCATGATGGTTGCTGGCAAATCCGATTATTTTAAGCTGGCTAAACAAGGCGCACTTGAGCCTCTCGATGATTTAATTGCGAAGCAAATTCCTAATTTATCCACGATGGCCAGCAAAGAAACACTGGATGCTCTGAGGTATGACGGGAAAATTTATGCGATCCCTTATCGGAATGCGTTAAAGGTAGGCAATGGCCTTGTTGAGCGCGCAGATATATTGAAGGAACTAAACTTGAATGCGCCAACAACGATCGATGAGTTTTATTCGACAATGAAGACGATTAAAGAGAAGAAAAATATTGCGCCACTGACCATGGCGACTTCAAGTGCAGGATCTTTCTTTGATGGATTCTTTCCTTTCTCCGCCGCCTATGGCGTATCCACACCCACAGTCGTCAAGGACGGGAAATTGAAATTTTCCTGGGTGCAGCCCGAATACAAGGAATTCATAACAACCCTCAAAAAATGGTATGATGAAGGGCTGTTGGATCCGGAATTTGCTGTTAATAAAGATAGCAAAGATAAGCTGATTAACGGAACAGCCGTGTTTAATACGCTGTATTTCTCATCAGGCATTGACGTTGATAAGGCTTTGCAGGAAAAGAAAAATGGCGGTAATGTGCAGTTTATCGCGCCACCCGTTGGGAAAAATGGGCAATCGGGCATTCAGGATGCCTCGATTTCAACGCAGTACGTTATAATTCCCAAGCAAGCTAAAAACAAGCTGGGTGCAGCCCAATATCTGAACTTTTTGTACAAGCCGGAAACCGACATCTTGATCAATTATGGCATCAAAGACGAAGATTACACAGAAGCGAATGGGGCATATACGCAGACCAAGGAGCAGAGTGACAAAATTAGCTGGCGTTCGATGTACGGTTTAGGCGATACCGATTTTGGCATTAATGCAAGACTTAAAGCCAAAAGTTTGTTGCCTTATTACGAGCCTCAGCTGGCATTCAAAAAATCGCGCGAGGAAACGAATTTCGCGCCATCCATTGAAGCGTACGATTCCAAATTCGCAGAATTACGTAATTACGTTGAAGAAAACTCGATGAAATTTATTATGGGTAAACGTGATTTGTCTGAGTTCGACAAATTTACACAGGAGTTTGATGCTAAGGGCGGTAAGGCCGCGATTGATGCTGTGAACGAGTGGTATACGAAGAAATGA
- a CDS encoding carbohydrate ABC transporter permease: protein MKSIRGESIFSYVNVIVLSLLSLSTVVPFIHIIAKSLSGETYILAKEIWLWPKGFNFASYEYVLSFKQFYISFSNSLLITIVGTAISMAVTMLAAFPLSRRSFPLKRAFMLFFVITMFFSGGLIPTYLVVKQLGLLNTLWSIMLPMALAPFNLILVRNFFMSLPEALEESAIMDGASNIRILAWIYLPLSLPTIATIAMFYAVGYWNSFFQAMMYITDRGLMPLQVFLMQLVTNSKPGDMAISGGLSEITPESATAAAIICVVFPILCVYPFIQKYFVKGVMLGAVKG, encoded by the coding sequence ATGAAAAGCATTCGGGGAGAATCCATATTCAGTTATGTCAACGTCATCGTATTGTCGTTGCTCTCATTATCAACCGTCGTACCCTTTATCCATATTATAGCGAAGTCCTTGAGCGGAGAAACGTATATTTTGGCCAAAGAAATTTGGCTGTGGCCCAAGGGATTCAACTTCGCTTCTTATGAATACGTGCTCTCTTTTAAACAGTTTTACATTTCGTTTTCTAATTCCTTGCTAATTACCATTGTGGGAACCGCAATCAGTATGGCAGTCACTATGCTCGCTGCGTTTCCGCTATCTAGAAGAAGCTTTCCTCTTAAAAGAGCGTTTATGCTGTTCTTTGTCATTACGATGTTTTTCAGTGGCGGACTAATCCCGACCTATCTGGTCGTAAAACAATTAGGCTTACTGAACACCCTCTGGTCGATTATGCTGCCAATGGCCTTGGCGCCGTTTAATTTAATCCTGGTACGCAACTTTTTCATGAGCCTGCCAGAGGCTTTGGAAGAGTCAGCGATTATGGATGGGGCTTCTAATATACGGATACTTGCTTGGATCTATCTGCCATTGTCTCTTCCGACCATCGCAACGATTGCCATGTTTTATGCTGTTGGTTACTGGAATAGTTTTTTTCAAGCGATGATGTATATCACCGATAGAGGTCTGATGCCACTGCAAGTATTCCTCATGCAATTAGTGACGAACTCTAAGCCAGGCGATATGGCGATTAGCGGAGGTTTAAGTGAAATCACACCTGAATCCGCCACAGCAGCGGCTATTATCTGTGTAGTATTTCCGATTCTATGTGTGTATCCCTTCATTCAGAAATATTTTGTTAAAGGTGTTATGTTAGGTGCGGTCAAGGGGTAA
- a CDS encoding DUF6985 domain-containing protein, whose amino-acid sequence MIINKYLINGIGYFGFEFDCLWDEEHGFGVMLFRKGEMG is encoded by the coding sequence TTGATTATTAATAAATATTTAATCAATGGCATTGGTTATTTTGGGTTTGAATTCGATTGCTTGTGGGATGAAGAGCACGGTTTTGGTGTAATGCTATTTCGGAAAGGAGAAATGGGATAG
- a CDS encoding tRNA(His) guanylyltransferase Thg1 family protein, producing MKKDDFGNRMKEYENAFRDSLPRRLPVILRIDGCHFHTYTRGMKKPFDETLTNALWETCKYLAQNIMGCKIVYHQSDEISILLTNYDKLTTQSWFENNIQKMVSVSASMATAKFNEIIKKDYPDKALATFDSRAWVLPHDEVTNYFLWRQQDATKNSISMVAQANFPHNQLQGLTGKQLQDKLFLEKDINWNDLPAWQKRGVCITKQQYYKGNAIRSKWDVDHETPIFSQNRNYINQYVYRDKDE from the coding sequence ATGAAGAAAGATGATTTTGGCAACAGAATGAAGGAGTATGAAAATGCTTTTAGAGATAGTTTGCCGCGTAGACTTCCTGTGATACTAAGAATTGACGGTTGTCACTTTCATACTTATACAAGAGGAATGAAAAAGCCATTTGATGAAACTTTAACAAATGCATTGTGGGAAACATGCAAGTATCTCGCTCAGAATATTATGGGATGTAAAATTGTTTATCATCAGAGTGATGAGATATCAATCTTACTTACCAATTATGATAAATTAACAACCCAATCTTGGTTCGAGAACAATATTCAAAAAATGGTCTCAGTTTCAGCATCAATGGCAACAGCTAAATTCAATGAGATTATCAAAAAAGATTATCCAGACAAAGCCTTAGCAACTTTTGATAGTAGGGCATGGGTACTTCCACACGATGAAGTTACAAACTATTTTCTCTGGAGACAGCAAGATGCCACAAAAAACAGTATTTCTATGGTGGCGCAAGCTAACTTTCCACATAATCAGTTACAAGGTCTAACAGGAAAACAGCTTCAAGATAAGCTATTCTTAGAAAAAGATATTAACTGGAACGACTTACCTGCATGGCAAAAACGTGGAGTTTGTATTACTAAGCAGCAGTACTATAAAGGTAATGCCATAAGAAGTAAGTGGGATGTTGATCACGAAACACCGATTTTCTCACAGAATAGAAACTATATAAACCAATATGTATATAGGGATAAGGATGAGTAA
- a CDS encoding helix-turn-helix domain-containing protein codes for MFIFNYKLLKKLRNQKKLSIQELSNVVNIDRSLLSLFERGKKIPNYDEINAIADFFEVQSDELLLRERQEKDETSEIIQQLLNKYRFDLSNSEHVQKLNELVSKEKKRIKTIRNKHRNEI; via the coding sequence TTGTTTATTTTTAACTACAAATTGCTAAAAAAGCTAAGGAATCAGAAAAAATTATCTATCCAAGAATTATCGAACGTAGTTAATATTGACAGATCTTTGCTTTCCTTGTTTGAAAGAGGGAAAAAAATTCCGAATTACGATGAAATAAACGCAATTGCAGACTTTTTTGAAGTCCAAAGCGATGAATTACTCCTAAGGGAACGACAGGAAAAGGATGAAACTTCCGAGATAATCCAACAATTATTAAATAAATATCGTTTCGACCTTTCAAATTCAGAACATGTTCAAAAACTAAACGAATTAGTAAGTAAAGAAAAAAAGCGGATTAAAACGATACGTAATAAACATCGGAATGAAATCTAA
- a CDS encoding transcription initiation factor TFIIIB encodes MKNEEYCPECGGTNFGEGKSHGEARVYPMKKILTLGSDVTHVICIKCGFILKSFVKEPHKFENK; translated from the coding sequence ATGAAAAACGAAGAATATTGTCCTGAATGTGGAGGAACTAACTTTGGGGAAGGCAAGTCGCACGGCGAAGCCAGGGTATATCCTATGAAAAAAATTCTAACATTAGGATCAGATGTTACTCATGTAATTTGTATAAAGTGTGGATTTATTTTAAAAAGCTTTGTTAAAGAGCCACATAAATTTGAGAATAAATAA
- a CDS encoding YcxB family protein, with protein sequence MKITTNITRSDYWNYNKYALFNIPKLRNRFMLSNISVPVVVTILLLLFKLPFVFSLCWGIFGGGLACVFSYLNMKKRVMSYPDSKEGILGERTVEINEIGIHQLNSVSQSSYKWSGVRSVEQDERYIFVFVDSIMAYIIPKRSFGSEGESLEFFRQAQNYLAKVST encoded by the coding sequence ATGAAGATTACAACAAACATTACGAGGTCTGATTACTGGAATTACAACAAGTACGCTTTATTCAATATACCTAAACTAAGAAACAGATTTATGTTAAGCAATATATCGGTACCAGTCGTCGTAACTATTCTTTTGTTGTTATTTAAACTTCCATTCGTTTTCTCTTTATGCTGGGGAATCTTTGGAGGAGGGCTTGCATGTGTATTCTCCTATTTAAATATGAAAAAAAGAGTGATGAGCTATCCAGATAGTAAAGAAGGAATACTGGGAGAGCGTACAGTTGAAATAAACGAAATAGGCATACATCAACTAAATTCAGTAAGCCAAAGCAGCTACAAATGGAGCGGAGTCAGAAGTGTAGAACAAGACGAGAGGTATATTTTTGTTTTTGTTGATTCGATTATGGCGTATATCATACCCAAGAGATCATTTGGTAGTGAGGGAGAGAGTTTAGAATTTTTCCGTCAAGCTCAAAATTACCTGGCTAAGGTTTCCACATAA